From Drosophila virilis strain 15010-1051.87 chromosome X, Dvir_AGI_RSII-ME, whole genome shotgun sequence, the proteins below share one genomic window:
- the LOC138911044 gene encoding LOW QUALITY PROTEIN: octapeptide-repeat protein T2-like (The sequence of the model RefSeq protein was modified relative to this genomic sequence to represent the inferred CDS: substituted 1 base at 1 genomic stop codon), with protein MGLEWGLCFGSGLETVPRSFRLQLAQFGDWQQELQQQQQQARARASGAERERERERERERERARERERERRERERERERERERERERERERERERERERXRERE; from the exons ATGGGACTGGAATGGGGACTGTGCTTTGGCTCTGGGCTGGAGACAGTGCCGCGTTCGTTCCGGCTGCAACTGGCCCAATTTGGGGACtggcagcaggagctgcagcagcagcagcagca agcgagagcgagagcgagcggagcggagcgagagcgagagcgagagcgagagcgagagcgagagcgagcgcgagagcgagagcgagagcga cgagagcgagagcgagagcgcgagcgagagcgagagcgagagcgagagcgagag cgagagcgagagcgagagcgagagcgagagcgatagcgagagcgagag
- the LOC26530423 gene encoding DNA-directed RNA polymerase II subunit RPB1, with translation MKFCVIALALFGLVAADVSHLQHPGYSYGASSSSSSFSEGQLALPGGDSSSYQPEHLIPQNLRTVNVETASAQIIPGGDSSSYQPEHLIPQHLKALNVETASAADAPESFNLGADTQTPEQFIPEADRIAHYSYIQSQGQAAAPVAQVATVSESVNIGADTQTPEQFIPEADRVAHYSYIHSQGKALLPTPAAAAQVVPGSDSSSYQPEHLIPQHLKAVHEESGTAAVATESFNLGADTQTPEQFIPEADRIAHATYGQEQAPVVIGANTITPAHLYQEPTSNGIEEFNAETHVPVVIGRDTITPAHLQAKYSAGASSNYGTQYGSNGGYVYKFLIVFALFACAAADVSHLTKYLPPSQSYGAPSNEYLPPVQQQTYVAPSVGYSTGGSSYSTAGASYSAPSVSYSAPSNEYLPPVQQAYSAPAVQQTYSAPAVSYSAPSVSYSAPAVQQTYSAPAYQQTYSAPAVQQSYSAPAVSYSAPAVQQSYSAPAYQQTYSAPSVSYSAPSVAYSAPAYQQSYSTGSSAGSYSSVDAGTQYASNGGYVYKKK, from the exons ATG AAATTCTGCGTCATCGCGTTGGCACTTTTCGGCCTGGTGGCCGCCGATGTCAGTCACCTGCAACATCCGGGCTATAGCTATGGCGCCTCCTCCTCATCCTCGTCCTTCTCGGAGGGCCAATTGGCATTGCCAGGTGGCGATTCCAGCAGCTATCAGCCAGAGCACTTGATTCCCCAAAACCTAAGGACAGTCAATGTGGAAACAGCTTCTGCCCAGATCATTCCTGGTGGCGACTCCAGCAGCTATCAGCCAGAGCACTTGATTCCCCAGCATCTGAAGGCACTTAATGTGGAAACAGCTTCTGCAGCTGATGCCCCAGAGTCGTTTAACCTTGGAGCCGATACCCAGACGCCGGAGCAGTTCATTCCAGAGGCCGATCGCATTGCCCACTACAGCTACATCCAGTCGCAGGGTCAGGCGGCTGCTCCAGTGGCTCAGGTGGCGACGGTTTCTGAGTCAGTCAACATTGGAGCCGATACACAGACACCAGAGCAATTCATACCCGAAGCGGATCGCGTTGCCCACTACAGCTACATTCATTCGCAGGGCAAGGCTCTTCTGCCGActccagctgccgctgcccaaGTCGTTCCTGGCAGCGACTCCAGCAGCTACCAGCCAGAGCACTTGATTCCCCAGCATCTGAAGGCCGTTCATGAGGAAAGTGGCACCGCTGCTGTGGCTACCGAGTCGTTCAACCTTGGAGCCGACACCCAGACACCGGAGCAGTTCATACCCGAGGCCGATCGCATTGCCCATGCCACCTACGGACAGGAGCAGGCGCCAGTGGTGATTGGTGCCAATACCATTACACCTGCGCATCTGTACCAGGAGCCCACATCGAATGGCATCGAGGAGTTCAACGCGGAGACGCACGTGCCCGTCGTGATTGGACGCGATACGATTACACCAGCTCATCTGCAGGCCAAATACTCAGCTGGCGCTAGCAGCAACTATGGCACTCAGTACGGATCCAATGGCGGTTATGTTTAC AAATTCCTGATTGTGTTCGCCCTGTTCGCCTGCGCGGCCGCCGATGTCAGCCATCTGACCAAGTATCTGCCACCTAGCCAGAGCTATGGTGCACCCAGCAACGAGTATTTGCCGCCCGTGCAGCAGCAAACGTACGTGGCGCCCTCGGTCGGCTACTCGACTGGCGGTTCATCCTACTCGACTGCTGGTGCCTCCTACTCGGCTCCTTCCGTCAGCTATAGCGCACCCAGCAACGAGTATCTGCCTCCAGTGCAGCAGGCGTACAGCGCTCCGGCCGTGCAACAGACCTATTCCGCACCAGCTGTCTCCTACTCGGCTCCCTCGGTGAGCTACTCCGCACCAGCTGTCCAGCAGACCTACTCTGCTCCGGCCTACCAGCAGACCTACTCTGCCCCCGCTGTCCAGCAGAGCTACTCCGCCCCGGCCGTGAGCTACTCTGCCCCAGCTGTCCAGCAGAGCTACTCCGCCCCAGCCTACCAGCAGACCTACTCTGCACCTTCGGTTAGCTACTCTGCTCCCTCGGTTGCCTACTCCGCACCCGCCTACCAGCAGAGCTACAGCACTGGCTCCTCCGCCGGCAGCTACTCGTCTGTCGATGCCGGCACCCAGTACGCTTCCAACGGCGGCTATGTCTACAAGAAGAAGTAA
- the LOC6631385 gene encoding proline-rich protein HaeIII subfamily 1: protein MLTQPWITWPLVLLLLLQHLVNADVSHLSSNYLPPESEQPANQPLADEEAPAEDMQSNDPFYPMSGLMLPSGYAIPTGSNVPPPAMAPPNFPLPIYPPFFGFGGGPEGFGMGAGQVPPGYEAQFPGGPFPVGGQGGQFPIGPQAGGFPTGPQGGQFPGGLQGGPFPVGPQPGQFPVGPQGGPFPAGPQAIPFPAGSQGGPFPGGPQNNGFPIGPQGGGFPVGPQPGPFGQQGGPVPFPSPPDYLTMQGLPSPGLQLGFQQNVGFGMQPGFGSPQPAYPYQQPFSPSFGIPGQHYQPQPQPYADEPQPETNAKAKSSSAKKLAKSRNKETLYASNGGYIYKRAK from the coding sequence ATGCTAACGCAGCCGTGGATCACATGGCCGCTAgtgctgttgctcctgctcCAGCACCTGGTCAACGCAGATGTTAGCCATCTCTCCAGCAACTATTTGCCACCAGAAAGCGAGCAGCCAGCCAATCAACCATTGGCGGATGAGGAAGCGCCTGCGGAGGATATGCAATCCAATGATCCTTTCTATCCGATGAGTGGTCTGATGCTGCCCTCGGGCTACGCAATACCCACAGGTAGCAATGTGCCACCACCGGCCATGGCGCCGCCCAACTTTCCGCTGCCCATCTATCCGCCGTTCTTTGGATTTGGCGGTGGGCCAGAAGGATTTGGAATGGGAGCTGGTCAAGTGCCGCCTGGCTATGAGGCGCAGTTTCCGGGTGGACCGTTTCCAGTTGGCGGACAGGGTGGCCAGTTTCCGATTGGCCCACAAGCTGGTGGTTTTCCAACTGGTCCACAGGGTGGACAGTTCCCGGGTGGACTACAAGGTGGACCTTTTCCAGTTGGCCCACAACCTGGCCAGTTTCCGGTTGGACCACAGGGCGGGCCGTTTCCAGCCGGACCGCAGGCCATTCCGTTTCCGGCAGGATCACAGGGCGGGCCGTTTCCGGGTGGACCACAGAACAATGGCTTCCCGATCGGGCCTCAGGGAGGTGGCTTTCCAGTTGGACCTCAGCCTGGTCCATTTGGACAACAAGGTGGACCAGTTCCCTTCCCTTCCCCACCCGATTACCTGACCATGCAAGGCTTACCCTCCCCAGGCCTGCAGCTGGGCTTCCAACAGAATGTCGGCTTTGGCATGCAGCCCGGCTTTGGTAGCCCGCAGCCCGCATATCCCTACCAGCAGCCCTTCTCGCCCAGCTTCGGCATACCCGGCCAGCACTATCAGCCCCAGCCGCAGCCATATGCGGACGAGCCACAGCCAGAAACGAATGCAAAAGCAAAGAGCAGCTCTGCAAAAAAGTTGGCCAAGTCCCGCAATAAGGAGACCCTCTATGCCTCCAACGGCGGCTACATCTATAAGCGCGCCAAATGA